In a genomic window of Candidatus Dadabacteria bacterium:
- a CDS encoding Jag N-terminal domain-containing protein: protein MATVIEKEGKTISEAVVNACEELGVSKDEVEIEVIREDSKGVLGIGSKNAIVRVEIKTGGLSEKAFRAKKTLETLLGFLFPAPQSVKAEETENRIILEVWPVKDKKFLIGRNGEVIKSLEYIVGKIASRNSNEGKNKRVAINIGGHDGKKKDTDVPRKVAETVQKVKESGNSHSIERLSSYERKMAYIELKKQEDIKYETVPSKGNSKKIVVSPQA from the coding sequence ATGGCTACCGTAATAGAAAAGGAAGGAAAAACAATTTCCGAAGCCGTAGTGAACGCCTGTGAAGAACTCGGAGTCTCAAAAGACGAAGTGGAAATCGAAGTTATAAGAGAAGACTCCAAGGGGGTTCTGGGCATAGGAAGCAAAAACGCCATAGTGAGGGTGGAAATAAAAACTGGCGGATTGAGCGAAAAGGCGTTTCGGGCGAAAAAAACTCTTGAGACCCTCCTGGGTTTTCTGTTTCCAGCCCCGCAGAGCGTAAAGGCCGAAGAGACTGAAAACAGGATAATACTTGAAGTCTGGCCCGTTAAAGACAAGAAATTCCTCATAGGAAGAAACGGGGAAGTAATAAAGTCCCTTGAGTACATAGTAGGGAAGATAGCTTCGAGAAACAGCAACGAGGGGAAAAACAAGAGGGTCGCCATAAACATCGGCGGGCACGACGGAAAGAAAAAGGACACCGATGTGCCGAGAAAAGTCGCGGAGACCGTGCAGAAAGTAAAAGAGAGCGGAAACTCTCACTCAATCGAGCGGCTTTCGTCCTACGAAAGGAAAATGGCCTACATAGAACTCAAGAAGCAAGAGGACATAAAATACGAGACGGTTCCAAGCAAGGGTAACTCGA